One Engystomops pustulosus chromosome 7, aEngPut4.maternal, whole genome shotgun sequence DNA window includes the following coding sequences:
- the MRPL49 gene encoding large ribosomal subunit protein mL49 — MTSSCDAVPPCWYSKKCAEDDAWRPCFYTQRKTEAGGECGVKMAAPMLRRTALGALNAVIKLQRPCSGSAANVTSQYPGLIESHEEFHYVERLIPPTQVPKPPKHTGVTPSGWIPPKDIPPDLPYVVRRSRMHNIPVYTDITHGNRHMTVIRKIEGDIWALEAEVREFLTNLTGKTPATQVNEINNSIRIKGYYDKELQTWLAEKGF, encoded by the exons ATGACGTCAAGCTGCGACGCTGTCCCCCCATGTTGGTACTCTAAAAAGTGCGCTGAGGATGATGCGTGGCGTCCATGTTTCTACACCCAAAGAAAAACGGAAGCTGGAGGGGAGTGCGGAGTAAAGATGGCTGCCCCCATGTTGAGAAGGACAGCACTGGGTGCACTCAATGCGGTTATCAAGCTCCAG cgtCCATGCAGCGGGTCAGCTGCCAACGTGACCTCTCAGTACCCCGGGTTAATAGAGTCCCATGAAGAGTTCCATTATGTGGAGCGTCTCATACCCCCGACACAAGTGCCCAaacctccaaaacatacaggagtAACCCCATCAGGATGGATCCCCCCTAAAG aCATACCACCAGATCTTCCTTACGTTGTCAGACGTTCCCGCATGCACAATATTCCAGTGTACACGGACATCACTCATGGGAATCGCCACATGACTGTTATCCGAAAGATTGAAGGTGACATATGG GCTCTTGAAGCAGAAGTCCGGGAATTTCTGACCAATCTGACAGGAAAGACTCCAGCAACTCAAGTTAATGAAATCAACAACTCAATCCGGATTAAAGGCTATTACGATAAGGAACTACAGACATGGCTGGCTGAAAAGGGATTTTGA
- the FAU gene encoding ubiquitin-like FUBI-ribosomal protein eS30 fusion protein: MGGQRRSLTSLPHVRARSGIGFKIRARRRLLLFPFLHFERRGAAAETMQLFVRAQNLHTLEVTGQETVSQIKAQISSLEGIACEEQVILLAGAPLSDEATLIQSGVCELNTLEVAARLLGGKVHGSLARAGKVRGQTPKVAKQEKKKKKTGRAKRRMQYNRRFVNVVPTFGKKKGPNANS, translated from the exons ATGGGGGGACAGCGTCGCAGCTTGACGTCATTACCTCATGTACGTGCGCGTTCAGGGATCGGTTTTAAGATACGTGCGCGCCGCCGTCTCCTCCTCTTTCCTTTCCTCCATTTTGAGAGACGCGGAGCGGCCG CTGAAACCATGCAGCTTTTTGTAAGAGCGCAGAATCTGCACACCCTTGAGGTGACTGGGCAGGAGACTGTTTCCCAGATCAAG GCTCAAATCTCCTCCCTTGAGGGAATCGCCTGTGAAGAGCAGGTTATCCTCCTTGCTGGTGCCCCTCTCTCCGATGAAGCCACCCTAATCCAGAGTGGAGTTTGCGAACTCAACACCTTGGAAGTTGCTGCTCGTCTTTTGGGAG GTAAAGTCCATGGTTCTCTCGCTCGTGCCGGAAAAGTGCGTGGTCAGACCCCAAAG GTGGCCAAGcaagagaagaagaaaaagaagactgGACGGGCAAAAAGACGCATGCAGTACAACAGGCGTTTTGTCAATGTTGTTCCAACCTTTGGCAAGAAGAAGGGACCCAATGCCAACTCTTAA